The stretch of DNA TCATGTCAAGAAGGGAAGACAATTGGGCGAGGAGGCAAATATCCCCGATGATGTATTGAACTTTATTGAAGAGCATCACGGCACAATGGTGATGTCGTACTTTTACAATAAGGCCCTTGAGATGGGTGCGGATAAGAATTCCATGGACGAGTTTCGCTATCCCGGCCCACGTCCGCAGACCCGAGAAACGGGAATTGCCATGCTGGCCGATGCTGTCGAGGCTTCAAGCCGGACGCTTGAAGACCCTAAACCGGCGCGAATAGACAGCCTGATTCAGAAGATTATTGATGACCGGTTCAAATCAGGAGAACTTGATGAATGTCCGCTCACCCTCAAGGACCTTGCAAAAATTAAGGAAGCTTTCGCCCAAATCCTTGTGGCCGCTTTTCACCACCGTGTCCGCTATCCCAAAGAACAGCAGCCTGATTGAATGTGGGTATATGAAGCTAATGATATACAAGGAGACGCCCACTCAAATACCACGGGCGCGATTAGTTAAACTGGCGGAAAGTGTCTCAAAGCGAGAGTTTCGAAAAAACTCGGATGCGGTTATAAACCTCGTGTTCACCGATGCGGCAAGAATTCGAAGTCTCAATCGCCTTTACCGGGGGAAAAACAAGGTGACAGACGTTCTCTCCTTTCCACTTGATTCCGAAGCGAAGGCGGATGATATTTTCGGTGAAGTCTATATCTGTGTTTCTGTTGCCGAGCGTCAGGCCCGCGGATACGGGGCCACATTGCCGACCGAATATCTTAGACTGGCATGCCACGGCTTTTTACATCTCTTTGGGCACGATCACCAACGTCCGGCAGAAGAGAAGAGAATGAAGGGGAAAGAGGATACGTATCTTGCTGGAATTATGAGTAAACTTCCATTATGACTATGTGGCTCTGTCCGCTTTTTATCGCGCTCGGTTATCTCACCGAATACATCGTTGCGCTCTATGCTTTGGCGGTTTATATCGATCCAGAAGAGGTCGAAACTCTATTTCCGGGCATATCACGCCGCCGCCGTAGGTTTCTCAACACGCTTGTTGCAGATCCACGAGCGTTTGTGCAGGTTTTGGCTGTCTATCGCTCTTTTGTTCTCATTCTCAATACAACATTGACAATTTTGTTTGTCCAATCACTGCATCCCGAGGGTGTGCCTATACAATGGTATTACTACCCGCTCTTTATGCTTATAGTTTGGCTGCTCCATATCATCTTTGTCGAGTATCTTCCGAGACGGACCTCGCGCACCGCCATTGACAAATCG from Candidatus Zixiibacteriota bacterium encodes:
- the ybeY gene encoding rRNA maturation RNase YbeY, producing MKLMIYKETPTQIPRARLVKLAESVSKREFRKNSDAVINLVFTDAARIRSLNRLYRGKNKVTDVLSFPLDSEAKADDIFGEVYICVSVAERQARGYGATLPTEYLRLACHGFLHLFGHDHQRPAEEKRMKGKEDTYLAGIMSKLPL